CCCCGTAACTGCACAAAAAAAGCCCCGCTCCTAAAAAGAAACGGGGCTTTGGTATATATATGTAATACTCAGCCGGCGATTACTTGCTTAGAAAAGCAATCATCGCTTTGGCAAAATGACCCAGATCAACAGGGGTTCTGGATGTAATGATATTACGGTCAACAACTACGGGTTCATCCACCCACTCTGCTCCGGCATTGGTGAGATCATCTTTGATGGCGTTTACGGAGGTGAGTTTGAAACCCTTCACGACTTTTGCAGAGATCGGAATCCAGCCGCCATGACAAATGAAGGCGATCATTTTACCCTGCTTGTGAAAATCAGCGGTGATATCCAGCACTTTCTGATCGCGCCGTAGCTT
This genomic stretch from Cyclonatronum proteinivorum harbors:
- a CDS encoding type 1 glutamine amidotransferase domain-containing protein codes for the protein MNKLEGKRILIFIGDIYEELELWYPKLRLEEEGAEVVLAGPEANTRYSGKNGYDGKSDVSYHNVSADDFDGLVVPGGYMPDKLRRDQKVLDITADFHKQGKMIAFICHGGWIPISAKVVKGFKLTSVNAIKDDLTNAGAEWVDEPVVVDRNIITSRTPVDLGHFAKAMIAFLSK